A section of the Kribbella sp. HUAS MG21 genome encodes:
- a CDS encoding M4 family metallopeptidase gives MNRSALFAAATAVATTTALGLTSATTATGAPTAPPVPTPAAAVANARAAITSNLTALSATAADAFVVKDVIVDRDGTSHVRMDRTIGGLPVLGGDVVVHQTKDGAFKGASLTLTRSANVGRTPKVSVATATAKALTKGVRAEGKPTLVIDARKGAPRLAYLVTTAGTQADGTPSRITTTVDALTGAKLMTEQHIETANGDGRSLYSGTVPLTTNTATGGYTLTDIARGNGYTADANNKTDSLWCQIFGFGCTAPTRFVDADNHWGNGTNADRASAAVDAHYGAATTYDYFKNQHGRNGIFGDGKGVPSRVHYGSNYVNAFWDGKQMTYGDGDNVVAGPLVSIDVAGHEMSHGVTEHTANLTYSGESGGLNEATSDIFGTLVEFYSNNTSDPGDYYIGEKIMKDRPALRYMDKPSKDGNSVDCWSSGVGNLDVHYSSGVANHFAYLLAEGTGAKTIGGLAHNSSSCNGTTLTGIGRDKLGKIWFRALTTYMTTGTTYAQARTATLNAATDLYGATSPERAAVAAAWSAVSVN, from the coding sequence ATGAACAGATCCGCCCTGTTCGCCGCTGCCACCGCAGTGGCGACCACCACCGCCCTCGGACTGACCAGCGCCACCACCGCGACCGGTGCGCCGACGGCGCCCCCGGTCCCGACCCCCGCCGCGGCCGTGGCCAACGCCCGGGCCGCGATCACGAGCAACCTGACCGCGCTGTCGGCCACCGCGGCCGACGCGTTCGTGGTCAAGGACGTGATCGTGGACCGGGACGGCACCAGCCACGTCCGGATGGACCGCACGATCGGCGGCCTGCCGGTACTCGGCGGCGACGTCGTCGTCCACCAGACCAAGGACGGCGCCTTCAAGGGCGCCAGCCTGACGCTGACCCGAAGCGCGAACGTCGGCCGCACCCCGAAGGTCAGCGTCGCGACCGCCACCGCCAAGGCGCTCACCAAGGGCGTCCGGGCCGAAGGCAAGCCGACACTGGTGATCGACGCCCGCAAGGGTGCACCACGGCTGGCCTACCTGGTCACCACCGCCGGCACCCAGGCCGACGGTACGCCGAGCCGCATCACCACGACGGTCGACGCCCTGACCGGCGCCAAGCTGATGACCGAGCAGCACATCGAGACGGCCAACGGCGACGGCCGGAGCCTGTACTCCGGGACCGTGCCGCTGACGACCAACACCGCGACCGGCGGCTACACGCTGACCGACATCGCCCGCGGCAACGGCTACACCGCCGACGCGAACAACAAGACCGACTCGCTCTGGTGCCAGATCTTCGGCTTCGGCTGCACGGCGCCGACCCGGTTCGTCGACGCGGACAACCACTGGGGCAACGGCACGAACGCCGACCGCGCCTCGGCCGCCGTCGACGCGCACTACGGCGCCGCGACGACGTACGACTACTTCAAGAACCAGCACGGCCGGAACGGCATCTTCGGCGACGGCAAGGGCGTCCCGAGCCGCGTCCACTACGGCTCGAACTACGTGAACGCGTTCTGGGACGGCAAGCAGATGACGTACGGCGACGGCGACAACGTCGTGGCGGGTCCGCTGGTGTCGATCGACGTGGCCGGTCACGAGATGTCCCACGGCGTCACCGAGCACACCGCGAACCTCACGTACTCCGGTGAGTCCGGCGGCCTGAACGAGGCCACCAGCGACATCTTCGGCACCCTGGTGGAGTTCTACTCGAACAACACCTCGGACCCCGGTGACTACTACATCGGCGAGAAGATCATGAAGGACCGTCCGGCGCTGCGCTACATGGACAAGCCCAGCAAGGACGGCAACTCGGTCGACTGCTGGTCCTCCGGGGTCGGCAACCTCGACGTGCACTACTCCTCCGGGGTCGCGAACCACTTCGCGTACCTGCTCGCCGAGGGCACCGGCGCGAAGACGATCGGCGGCCTGGCGCACAACTCGTCGAGCTGCAACGGTACGACGCTGACCGGCATCGGCCGCGACAAGCTCGGCAAGATCTGGTTCCGCGCGCTGACGACGTACATGACGACCGGTACGACGTACGCCCAGGCCCGGACCGCGACGCTGAACGCGGCCACCGACCTGTACGGCGCGACGAGCCCGGAGCGGGCCGCCGTCGCCGCCGCCTGGTCGGCCGTGAGCGTCAACTGA
- a CDS encoding FAD-dependent oxidoreductase, whose translation MGGEPGGRPRLRTARPLLLVVDADPERLERCETELDRGFGADFRVRGELTAAAALDCLRRAHEWEQRVAVVLVDHALPDADRAEVLAASRTLHPDARRALLIEWGAWADRTTASAILSAMSVGDINYYVLKPWIGHDELFHRTVAEFVQEWSRYEVANLREVVVIAAGNSVRGQAVRSLLARNGIPSAFRESGSPLANDVLKYIGEPDPGAGVLVWMPAVGGAVLHDPTDAEIAEAWGVPTTLESEDPEFDVLVIGAGPAGLATAVYASSEGLRTLVVEQESIGGQAGTSSLIRNYLGFSRGIRGSELAQRGYQQAWVFGAHFVLMRTVVQLEKRDGRFHAVIGDVGDVTARAVVLATGVAYRRLDVPSLEKLVGNGVYYGASVSEAHGLKDRYACVVGGGNSAGQAVLHLARYCKHVLLVIRGEDLTASMSQYLIDAIDAAENVSVRASSEVVGGGGDGRLQQVTLRDRRNGNEETLPIDGLFVMIGAVPGTSWLPDEVGRDQRGFVLSGSDAGVSPLWHEGRPPQPYESTMAGLFAVGDVRCGSVKRVASAVGEGSVVVSQIHTHLKVSSDA comes from the coding sequence ATGGGTGGGGAACCCGGGGGAAGGCCGAGGCTGCGGACAGCCCGGCCGCTGTTGCTCGTCGTCGACGCTGACCCGGAGCGTCTGGAACGCTGCGAGACCGAACTCGACCGTGGCTTCGGAGCCGATTTCCGGGTCCGCGGCGAGCTGACCGCCGCCGCGGCGCTCGACTGCCTGCGCCGGGCGCACGAGTGGGAGCAGCGCGTGGCCGTCGTCCTCGTCGACCACGCGCTGCCCGACGCCGACCGGGCCGAGGTGCTGGCGGCGTCCCGGACGCTGCACCCGGACGCGCGTCGCGCGCTGCTGATCGAGTGGGGCGCGTGGGCCGACCGGACCACCGCGTCCGCGATCCTGTCGGCGATGTCGGTCGGCGACATCAACTACTACGTGCTGAAACCGTGGATCGGCCACGACGAGCTGTTCCACCGGACGGTGGCCGAGTTCGTCCAGGAGTGGTCGCGGTACGAGGTCGCGAACCTGCGCGAGGTGGTCGTGATCGCGGCCGGCAACTCGGTCCGCGGCCAGGCCGTGCGCAGCCTGCTCGCCCGCAACGGGATCCCGAGCGCGTTCCGGGAGAGCGGGTCGCCGCTCGCGAACGACGTGCTGAAGTACATCGGCGAGCCGGATCCCGGTGCCGGGGTGCTGGTCTGGATGCCGGCCGTCGGCGGCGCCGTCCTGCACGATCCGACCGACGCGGAGATCGCCGAGGCGTGGGGTGTGCCGACGACGCTGGAGTCCGAGGACCCGGAGTTCGACGTGCTGGTGATCGGGGCCGGTCCGGCCGGCCTCGCGACCGCCGTGTACGCGTCGTCGGAGGGCCTGCGCACGCTGGTCGTGGAGCAGGAGTCGATCGGCGGCCAGGCCGGGACGAGTTCGCTGATCCGGAACTACCTGGGGTTCTCGCGCGGCATCCGCGGGTCGGAGCTGGCCCAGCGCGGCTACCAGCAGGCGTGGGTTTTCGGCGCGCATTTCGTGCTGATGCGGACGGTCGTGCAGCTGGAGAAGCGCGACGGCCGGTTCCATGCGGTGATCGGTGACGTGGGTGACGTGACGGCGCGCGCGGTCGTGCTGGCGACCGGCGTCGCGTACCGGCGGCTCGACGTACCGTCGCTGGAGAAGCTGGTCGGGAACGGCGTGTACTACGGCGCGAGCGTGTCGGAGGCGCACGGGTTGAAGGATCGGTACGCCTGCGTGGTCGGCGGTGGGAACTCGGCCGGACAGGCGGTGCTGCACCTGGCCCGCTACTGCAAGCACGTGCTGCTGGTGATCCGCGGCGAGGACCTGACGGCGAGTATGTCGCAGTACCTGATCGACGCGATCGACGCGGCGGAGAACGTGTCCGTCCGGGCGTCCAGCGAGGTCGTCGGTGGTGGCGGCGACGGACGGCTGCAGCAGGTGACGTTGCGGGACCGGCGCAACGGCAACGAGGAGACGCTGCCGATCGACGGGTTGTTCGTGATGATCGGCGCGGTGCCGGGCACCAGTTGGCTGCCGGACGAGGTCGGGCGGGACCAGCGCGGCTTCGTGCTCAGCGGGTCGGACGCCGGCGTCAGCCCGCTCTGGCACGAGGGCAGGCCGCCACAACCGTACGAGTCCACGATGGCCGGGCTGTTCGCGGTCGGCGACGTGCGTTGCGGGTCGGTGAAGCGGGTGGCCTCGGCGGTCGGCGAAGGATCGGTGGTGGTCTCGCAGATCCACACGCACCTGAAGGTCTCGTCGGATGCCTGA
- a CDS encoding adenylate/guanylate cyclase domain-containing protein — MPERRFVYTPAMVALTALVLLVPLAGLLLLLRQPRLDVHWEHHPAHFWLVLLTAALSAVLAYTTGAAALRRGDARVLFVSLAFLSAAGFLGLHALATPKVLLDTPNAGFTLATPVGVALASVFAFLSSLTVSGVRAGRVLRTGLLVLIGLWALASVLRLPPLHGTAVPEVADGILAGLAVPAVLLYGVAAGRYLRTWWAKPSLMVLSMIAAFVLLAEAMVALVFARNWALSWWEWHVLMLAAFVLVVTGVRIQWYEERFADLYLEDTVAGQRELSVLFADLQGFTTFSENHDPAEVTAMLNTYFEVVVPPVVRRHGGDVDRIIGDALMVTFNKRGDQPDHARRAAAAGLALQEAASQVRAAHPNWPQFRVGINSGIASVSLLGTEGGRTHTVIGDTVNVASRIEGKAPGGGVAIGPATKALLPQARTESLGMLTLKGKAEPVEVFQLLGLRA, encoded by the coding sequence ATGCCTGAACGGCGGTTCGTCTACACCCCGGCGATGGTCGCGCTGACCGCGCTGGTGCTGCTGGTCCCGCTCGCCGGGTTGCTGTTGTTGCTCAGGCAGCCACGGCTCGACGTGCATTGGGAGCATCATCCGGCGCACTTCTGGCTGGTGCTCCTCACTGCCGCGCTGAGCGCCGTACTGGCCTACACGACCGGCGCGGCGGCGCTGCGGCGGGGTGACGCGCGTGTGTTGTTCGTGTCGCTGGCATTCCTGTCGGCCGCCGGGTTCCTGGGTCTGCATGCACTGGCCACGCCGAAGGTCCTGCTCGACACTCCGAACGCCGGGTTCACGTTGGCGACACCGGTGGGAGTGGCGTTGGCGTCGGTATTCGCGTTCCTGTCCAGCCTGACCGTCTCGGGTGTCCGTGCCGGGCGGGTGTTGCGGACCGGTCTGCTGGTGCTGATCGGCCTGTGGGCGTTGGCCTCGGTACTGCGGCTTCCGCCGCTGCACGGCACCGCCGTACCGGAAGTTGCCGACGGCATCCTCGCCGGGCTCGCCGTACCCGCCGTTCTGTTGTACGGCGTCGCGGCGGGACGCTACCTGCGAACGTGGTGGGCGAAGCCCTCGTTGATGGTGCTGTCGATGATCGCGGCGTTCGTGCTGCTCGCCGAGGCGATGGTCGCGCTGGTGTTCGCGCGGAACTGGGCGCTGTCGTGGTGGGAATGGCACGTGCTGATGCTCGCCGCGTTCGTGCTGGTCGTGACCGGGGTCCGGATCCAGTGGTACGAGGAACGGTTCGCGGACCTGTACCTCGAGGACACGGTGGCGGGGCAGCGTGAGCTCAGCGTGCTGTTCGCCGATCTCCAGGGCTTCACGACGTTCTCCGAGAACCACGACCCGGCCGAGGTCACGGCGATGCTCAACACGTACTTCGAGGTCGTCGTACCGCCCGTCGTCCGGCGGCACGGCGGGGACGTCGACCGGATCATCGGGGACGCGCTGATGGTCACGTTCAACAAGCGCGGGGACCAGCCGGACCACGCGCGCCGGGCGGCCGCGGCGGGCCTGGCGCTGCAGGAGGCGGCGAGTCAAGTCCGGGCGGCGCATCCGAACTGGCCGCAGTTCCGGGTCGGGATCAACAGCGGGATCGCGTCGGTGAGCCTGCTCGGGACGGAGGGCGGGCGGACGCACACCGTCATCGGCGACACGGTGAACGTGGCGTCGCGGATCGAGGGCAAGGCGCCCGGCGGCGGGGTCGCGATCGGGCCGGCCACCAAGGCGCTGCTGCCGCAGGCCCGGACCGAGTCGCTCGGGATGCTGACGCTCAAAGGAAAGGCGGAGCCGGTGGAGGTCTTCCAGCTGCTGGGGTTGCGCGCATGA
- a CDS encoding lamin tail domain-containing protein, with the protein MSALIRSRRRLGALVVTSSLAFAGVAALVANPAGAASPDVVITEVYGGGGNSGAPYTHDFVELTNNSSSPVDVSGWSIQYASATGTSWQVTKLSGTIAPGTAYLVQEAAGAGSGQPMPTPNVTGTIPMSAAAGKVALVTTQTALACGSACHADAAVRDYVGYGTANDSETAPAPGLSNTTSAARIDPAKDTDNNSADFAAGNPSPGTLTGGPPEPPVDAKIHDIQGAAHRSPLEGKRVGNVTGVVTATSGNGFWFQDPQADGNPATSEGLFVFTSSAPTVSVGQAVTVEGSVVEFRPGGSGGTTNLTTTELTNPKVTVTGTAAAPAPTVVGPGGRVPPSTVIEDDASGDVETTSTAFDPASDGLDFWESLEGMWLGIDQPQVTGPTSSFRELSVVPAGASVRSVRGGIVLQETDSNPERVLLDDALTPIPDAKTGDKLAGVVTGVLDYSFGNFKFLPTTTPTVVDGGVTRERTRASSPAQLSVATFNVENLDPSDGDAKFAGLAQAVVHNLASPDIIGLEEVQDNDGAVNSATTAADQTLNLLTAAIVKAGGPQYAWRQIDPVDDAEGGEPGGNIRVAFLYRTDKAVKFVDTPGGGSTVPTTVTTDHAGRPHLSSSPGRIDPANPAWAAARVPLAGEFKWHGQTVFVIVNHFSSKGGDNPLWGRFQPPVQVTAAKRHQQAASVRGFVDQLLAKDKGANVVVLGDINDFDWSQTTDILVGSGKTALVDLPRTLPVKERYSYVFEGNSQILDQILISQNLRPAAAYDIVHMNSEFPDQISDHDPQVAKLIPLPSWVR; encoded by the coding sequence ATGTCTGCCCTGATCCGATCACGGCGCCGCCTGGGCGCTCTCGTGGTCACCTCCAGTCTCGCCTTCGCCGGCGTCGCCGCGCTGGTCGCGAACCCCGCCGGCGCCGCCTCACCCGACGTGGTCATCACCGAGGTGTACGGCGGTGGCGGCAACAGCGGTGCGCCGTACACGCACGACTTCGTCGAGCTGACGAACAACAGCTCGAGCCCGGTCGACGTGAGCGGCTGGTCGATCCAGTACGCGTCGGCGACCGGCACGTCGTGGCAGGTCACCAAGCTCAGCGGCACCATCGCGCCCGGTACGGCGTACCTCGTCCAGGAGGCTGCCGGCGCCGGGAGCGGCCAGCCGATGCCGACTCCGAACGTCACCGGGACGATCCCGATGTCCGCGGCCGCCGGCAAGGTCGCCCTGGTCACCACTCAGACCGCGCTGGCCTGCGGCTCGGCCTGTCACGCCGACGCGGCCGTCCGCGACTACGTGGGCTACGGCACGGCGAACGACTCCGAGACGGCGCCCGCGCCGGGCCTGTCGAACACCACCTCGGCGGCCCGGATCGACCCGGCGAAGGACACCGACAACAACAGTGCGGACTTCGCCGCGGGCAACCCGTCGCCGGGCACGCTGACCGGCGGGCCGCCCGAGCCGCCCGTGGACGCGAAGATCCACGACATCCAGGGCGCCGCGCACCGGTCGCCGCTGGAGGGCAAGCGGGTCGGCAACGTCACCGGCGTGGTCACGGCGACGAGCGGCAACGGCTTCTGGTTCCAGGACCCGCAGGCGGACGGCAACCCGGCTACCAGCGAGGGCCTGTTCGTGTTCACCAGCTCGGCGCCCACGGTCTCCGTCGGGCAGGCCGTGACGGTCGAGGGCTCGGTCGTCGAGTTCCGCCCGGGCGGCTCCGGCGGTACGACGAACCTCACCACCACGGAGCTCACCAACCCGAAGGTCACCGTCACCGGGACCGCCGCGGCCCCGGCACCGACCGTCGTAGGACCGGGCGGACGGGTCCCGCCGTCGACCGTGATCGAGGACGACGCGTCCGGAGACGTCGAGACGACCAGTACGGCGTTCGACCCGGCGAGCGACGGGCTCGACTTCTGGGAGTCGCTGGAGGGTATGTGGCTGGGCATCGACCAGCCGCAGGTCACCGGCCCGACGAGCTCGTTCCGGGAGCTCTCGGTGGTGCCGGCGGGTGCAAGCGTGCGCTCGGTGCGCGGCGGCATCGTGCTGCAGGAGACCGACAGCAACCCGGAGCGGGTGCTGCTGGACGACGCGCTGACGCCGATCCCGGACGCGAAGACCGGCGACAAGCTGGCGGGAGTGGTCACCGGTGTGCTCGACTACTCGTTCGGGAACTTCAAGTTCCTGCCGACCACCACCCCGACCGTGGTCGACGGCGGGGTCACGCGGGAGCGGACCCGGGCCTCGTCGCCGGCGCAGCTGTCGGTGGCGACGTTCAACGTGGAGAACCTGGACCCGTCCGACGGCGACGCCAAGTTCGCCGGGCTGGCGCAGGCCGTCGTCCACAACCTCGCCTCGCCGGACATCATCGGGCTCGAGGAGGTGCAGGACAACGACGGCGCGGTCAACTCCGCGACGACCGCCGCGGACCAGACGCTGAACCTGCTCACCGCCGCGATCGTGAAGGCGGGCGGTCCGCAGTACGCCTGGCGGCAGATCGATCCGGTGGACGACGCCGAGGGCGGCGAGCCGGGCGGCAACATCCGGGTCGCGTTCCTGTACCGAACCGACAAGGCGGTCAAGTTCGTCGACACCCCGGGCGGCGGCTCGACGGTCCCCACCACGGTCACCACCGACCACGCGGGCCGTCCGCACCTGAGCTCGTCTCCGGGCCGGATCGATCCGGCGAACCCGGCCTGGGCGGCGGCGCGGGTCCCGCTCGCGGGCGAGTTCAAGTGGCACGGGCAGACCGTGTTCGTGATCGTGAACCACTTCAGCTCCAAGGGCGGCGACAACCCGCTGTGGGGCCGGTTCCAGCCGCCGGTGCAGGTGACCGCTGCCAAGCGGCACCAGCAGGCTGCCTCGGTGCGCGGGTTCGTCGACCAGCTGCTGGCGAAGGACAAGGGCGCGAACGTCGTCGTGCTCGGTGACATCAACGACTTCGACTGGTCGCAGACCACGGACATCCTGGTCGGGTCGGGCAAGACGGCGCTGGTCGACCTGCCGCGGACGCTGCCGGTGAAGGAGCGGTACAGCTACGTGTTCGAGGGCAACAGCCAGATCCTCGACCAGATCCTGATCTCGCAGAACCTGCGGCCGGCGGCGGCGTACGACATCGTGCACATGAACTCGGAGTTCCCGGACCAGATCTCCGACCATGACCCGCAGGTGGCGAAGCTGATCCCGCTGCCGTCCTGGGTGCGGTGA
- the msrB gene encoding peptide-methionine (R)-S-oxide reductase MsrB, producing the protein MTDSTKQYAVQKSEAEWKAQLSPAEFHVLRQAGTERPFVGEYTDTKTVGVYKCRACDAELFRSETKFDSHCGWPSFFAPLAEDRVEYIEDTTLGMKRVEVRCANCGSHLGHVFEGEGYGTPTDLRYCINSISLTLTPAEA; encoded by the coding sequence GTGACTGATTCGACCAAGCAGTACGCCGTCCAGAAGTCCGAGGCGGAGTGGAAGGCGCAGCTCTCCCCCGCCGAGTTCCACGTACTGCGCCAGGCCGGCACCGAGCGGCCGTTCGTCGGTGAGTACACCGACACCAAGACGGTCGGGGTGTACAAATGCCGGGCGTGCGACGCGGAGCTGTTCCGCAGCGAGACCAAGTTCGACTCGCACTGCGGCTGGCCGTCGTTCTTCGCCCCGCTCGCCGAGGACCGGGTCGAGTACATCGAGGACACCACCCTCGGCATGAAGCGCGTCGAGGTCCGCTGCGCCAACTGCGGCTCCCACCTCGGCCACGTCTTCGAGGGCGAGGGCTACGGCACCCCCACCGACCTCCGCTACTGCATCAACAGCATCAGCCTCACCCTCACCCCCGCCGAAGCCTGA
- a CDS encoding SMI1/KNR4 family protein gives MWLEKVTRLPGAETGAPAEAAAIGACEQALGHPLPEQLKDFLLAADGVTGEWGEGVLWPAAQIAESNREFRTTPDFRELYMPFDPLIFFADSGDGSQYALLRGIDRLDVFRWDHETDSRLWVASSLPDYLDRLAAGSLEG, from the coding sequence ATGTGGCTCGAGAAGGTCACCCGCCTGCCGGGTGCCGAGACCGGTGCGCCCGCCGAGGCGGCCGCGATCGGCGCCTGTGAGCAGGCGCTCGGCCATCCGCTGCCGGAGCAGCTGAAGGACTTCCTGCTCGCCGCGGACGGCGTCACCGGCGAGTGGGGCGAGGGCGTGCTCTGGCCGGCCGCGCAGATCGCCGAGAGCAACCGCGAGTTCCGGACGACACCGGACTTCCGGGAGCTGTACATGCCGTTCGATCCGCTGATCTTCTTCGCCGACAGCGGCGACGGCAGCCAGTACGCGCTGCTGCGCGGGATCGACCGGCTCGACGTGTTCCGCTGGGACCACGAGACCGACAGCCGGCTCTGGGTGGCGTCGAGCCTGCCCGACTACCTGGACCGGCTCGCCGCCGGGTCGCTCGAGGGCTGA
- a CDS encoding AAA family ATPase translates to MADDVRRPRVLDVLAAEEPWEVPGAWVARVRGQLKAWGDDPEALRPLRPEAFPDFVKGTPAAVWFTHQAAPLLTGWIPVLHGEYADLSAELTHDWYRSSSRLGGNGHVTYVAPTDWHLQAIAGARGFREHGRKQALQLSRDVVRLFVDAPPMAARAEALTAAFDRVLADRDATHLHVTGEYDEIAKFWRTDALKDSERAVLPELAGPTAALRYSLNAIRDTHARLLMTIPDEYAGDFARVLAELILASGLRGIPQPVANILGNAAIDVHNALQEIHEHFDLQTWNGHVNQWMSRAIRTGHAPLARSWGAAAARVGVHLSGVLTKGPWPEPEIPDLTTLFRILDRERWSALETAAAADQEASLSAAWKDVKQEDGEDSGGTLDDPLPTPVDYTDDPLAELDSLIGLESVKDAVRRMVAEVKTNLRRTELGLPSHERARHMVFVGKPGTAKTTIARLLSRIYHQLGVLEKGHVVEVDRSDLVGASVGSTAPMTAAKFREALGGVLFIDEAYSLTPENTPGDYGLEAVATILKMMEDHRNDCIVIVAGYHREMQRFMESNTGLQSRFPKLLSFSEYDTDQLVAIFELQARQKGMIYGEEVLDKVRSVIPPAPRGHSFGNGRFIRNVLEEAISNQATRLSAGDPDKLTERELRELIPADVRPPTSMRAEDYLLQKPGT, encoded by the coding sequence GTGGCTGACGACGTCCGTAGACCGCGGGTGCTGGATGTGCTGGCGGCGGAGGAGCCGTGGGAGGTGCCGGGGGCGTGGGTTGCCCGGGTGCGGGGTCAGCTGAAGGCGTGGGGTGACGATCCGGAGGCGCTCCGGCCGCTGCGGCCCGAGGCGTTCCCGGACTTCGTCAAGGGCACCCCAGCAGCGGTCTGGTTCACGCACCAGGCGGCGCCGCTGCTGACCGGCTGGATCCCCGTTCTGCACGGTGAGTACGCCGACCTGTCCGCCGAGCTCACCCACGACTGGTACCGGTCCTCGTCGCGCCTCGGCGGCAACGGCCACGTGACCTACGTGGCGCCGACCGACTGGCACCTGCAGGCGATCGCGGGCGCCCGCGGCTTCCGCGAACACGGCCGCAAGCAGGCGCTGCAGCTGTCCCGCGACGTCGTACGCCTGTTCGTCGACGCGCCCCCGATGGCTGCCCGCGCCGAGGCCCTGACCGCCGCCTTCGACCGGGTCCTGGCCGACCGCGATGCCACGCACCTGCACGTCACCGGCGAGTACGACGAGATCGCGAAGTTCTGGCGTACCGACGCGCTGAAGGACTCCGAGCGCGCCGTACTGCCCGAGCTGGCCGGCCCCACCGCCGCGCTGCGGTACTCGCTGAACGCGATCCGCGACACCCACGCGCGGTTGCTGATGACGATCCCCGACGAGTACGCCGGCGACTTCGCGCGGGTGCTCGCCGAGCTGATCCTGGCCAGCGGGCTGCGCGGGATCCCGCAGCCGGTCGCGAACATCCTCGGCAACGCCGCGATCGACGTCCACAACGCGCTGCAGGAGATCCACGAGCACTTCGACCTGCAGACCTGGAACGGTCACGTCAACCAGTGGATGTCCCGCGCCATCCGCACCGGGCACGCCCCACTCGCGCGGTCCTGGGGCGCCGCCGCCGCGCGGGTCGGCGTACACCTGTCCGGCGTGCTCACCAAGGGCCCGTGGCCGGAGCCGGAGATCCCGGACCTGACGACGCTGTTCCGGATCCTCGACCGGGAGCGCTGGAGCGCCCTCGAGACCGCGGCCGCCGCGGACCAGGAAGCCTCGCTGTCGGCCGCCTGGAAGGACGTCAAGCAGGAGGACGGCGAGGACAGCGGCGGCACGCTCGACGACCCGCTGCCGACGCCGGTCGACTACACCGACGACCCGCTCGCCGAGCTGGACTCGCTGATCGGCCTGGAGTCGGTCAAGGACGCGGTCCGCCGGATGGTCGCCGAGGTGAAGACCAACCTGCGCCGGACCGAGCTCGGGCTGCCCAGCCACGAGCGGGCCCGGCACATGGTGTTCGTCGGCAAGCCCGGTACGGCGAAGACGACGATCGCGCGGCTGCTCAGCCGGATCTACCACCAGCTCGGCGTCCTGGAGAAGGGGCACGTGGTCGAGGTCGACCGCTCCGACCTGGTCGGCGCCAGTGTCGGCTCGACGGCGCCGATGACCGCGGCCAAGTTCCGCGAGGCGCTCGGCGGCGTGCTGTTCATCGACGAGGCCTACAGCCTGACGCCGGAGAACACCCCGGGCGACTACGGCCTGGAAGCGGTCGCGACGATCCTGAAGATGATGGAGGACCACCGCAACGACTGCATCGTGATCGTCGCCGGGTACCACCGGGAGATGCAGCGGTTCATGGAGTCGAACACCGGTCTGCAGTCCCGGTTCCCGAAGCTGCTGTCGTTCAGCGAGTACGACACCGACCAGCTGGTCGCGATCTTCGAGCTGCAGGCCCGGCAGAAGGGCATGATCTACGGCGAGGAAGTGCTGGACAAGGTCCGCAGCGTGATCCCGCCCGCGCCCCGCGGCCACAGCTTCGGTAACGGCCGGTTCATCCGGAACGTGCTCGAGGAGGCCATCTCCAACCAGGCCACCCGGCTGTCGGCGGGCGACCCGGACAAGCTGACCGAGCGGGAGCTCCGCGAGCTGATCCCGGCCGACGTCCGGCCCCCGACCTCGATGCGCGCCGAGGACTACCTGCTGCAGAAGCCCGGGACCTAG
- a CDS encoding VOC family protein — MHRKAFPVLYVSNVRRAVEFYALLGYEATYQFPLEGDPHYVGLERGESSLGLSDANWPEAQLGITVGTAPRFELFVYVDDVEAEVERFRAAGHPVLQEPATMPWGERQAYLADPDGNPVALATPV, encoded by the coding sequence ATGCACCGCAAGGCGTTCCCGGTGCTGTACGTGTCCAACGTGCGCCGGGCCGTCGAGTTCTACGCGCTGCTCGGCTACGAGGCGACGTACCAGTTCCCGCTGGAGGGCGACCCGCACTACGTCGGCCTGGAGCGCGGCGAGTCGTCGCTCGGCCTGTCCGACGCCAACTGGCCCGAGGCCCAGCTGGGCATCACCGTCGGTACGGCGCCACGCTTCGAGCTGTTCGTGTACGTCGACGACGTCGAGGCCGAGGTGGAACGCTTCCGCGCGGCCGGCCACCCGGTCCTGCAGGAGCCGGCCACGATGCCGTGGGGCGAGCGCCAGGCCTACCTCGCCGACCCCGACGGCAACCCGGTCGCGCTCGCAACCCCGGTCTAG